Proteins from a single region of Hordeum vulgare subsp. vulgare chromosome 6H, MorexV3_pseudomolecules_assembly, whole genome shotgun sequence:
- the LOC123402800 gene encoding protein KINESIN LIGHT CHAIN-RELATED 1-like, with translation MALRRAASLVLRQRIRTLAPAPSPKHLNLLPPLPHPRRHYSPRPPPALPASARVLAEAAEEAFEAASTTTDLFAAFSRLENAVSPTDKRLALACLKLGQHLDSSASADPSRVLELALRSVGILEAAAPRSSEPSSDSDAVSLAMALHLAGSASLDLTRFHDALSFLSRSLRLLTPLLPAKDAAVGDEGGDPDAEGFDVRPVAHAVRLQLANVKTALGRREEALADLRASVELKESILPPGSRELGAAYRDLAEAHASVLDFKQALPFCQKALELHESALGKNSVELAHDRRLLGVIYTGLEQHELALEQNEMSQKVMKKWGVAGADLIHAEIDAANIKIALGKFHEAVSVLKDVAKKVEKDSDVRALVFISMAKALANQERVGDTKRCLEIACGILEKKEVSEPDKVAEAYIEVSSLYEMVNEFDKAISLMKRSLGMLERIPQSQHLEGNVAAKIGWLLLLTGKVTEAVPYLEDAVERMKESFGPKHYGVGYVYNNLGAAYMEMDRPQSAAQMFALAKEVMDVSLGPHHSDTIETCQSLANAYNTMGSYALAMEFQKRVIDSWRNHGPSAEDELREAIRLYEQIKIKALAFLSPGDQAIALPEPQEQEVDSDPAKVAQQ, from the exons ATGGCGCTACGCAGAGCAGCCTCCCTCGTACTCAGGCAGCGCATCCGTACCCTCGCCCCCGCTCCATCGCCCAAACATCTAAACCTTCTGCCCCCACTCCCGCATCCCCGCCGCCACTACTCCCCGCGGCCGCCGCCCGCGCTCCCCGCGTCCGCCCGCGTCCTCGCGGAGGCGGCCGAGGAGGCGTTCGAGGCGGCCTCCACCACCACCGACCTCTTCGCCGCCTTCTCCCGCCTCGAGAACGCCGTCTCGCCTACGGACAAGCGGCTCGCCCTCGCCTGCCTCAAGCTCGGCCAGCACCTCGACTCCTCGGCCTCCGCCGACCCCTCCCGCGTCCTCGAGCTCGCGCTCCGCTCCGTCGGGATCCTCGAGGCCGCGGCCCCCAGGTCCTCCGAGCCGTCGTCGGACTCCGACGCCGTCTCGCTCGCCATGGCGCTCCACCTCGCCGGCTCCGCCTCCCTCGACCTCACCCGCTTCCACGACgcgctctccttcctctcccgctCCCTCCGCCTCCTCACCCCGCTTCTCCCGGCTAAAGACGCCGCCGTTGGGGATGAGGGCGGCGACCCTGATGCCGAAGGGTTCGACGTGAGGCCCGTGGCGCACGCGGTGCGGCTGCAGCTCGCCAACGTGAAGACGGCGCTGGGGAGGCGGGAGGAGGCCCTTGCCGACCTGCGCGCCAGCGTGGAGCTCAAGGAGTCGATCCTGCCGCCGGGCAGCCGGGAGCTCGGCGCGGCGTACCGGGACCTCGCGGAGGCGCACGCCTCCGTGCTTGACTTCAAGCAGGCGCTGCCATTCTGCCAAAAGGCGCTGGAGCTGCACGAGTCGGCGCTGGGCAAGAACTCGGTGGAGCTCGCGCACGACAGGCGGCTGCTCGGTGTGATATACACTGGCCTAGAGCAGCACGAACTGGCGCTAGAGCAGAATGAGATGTCCCAGAAAGTGATGAAGAAGTGGGGTGTGGCTGGCGCCGATCTCATTCATGCCGAGATTGATGCGGCGAACATCAAGATTGCGCTGGGGAAGTTTCATGAGGCCGTAAGCGTGCTAAAAGACGTCGccaagaaggtggagaaggacagCGATGTGCGAGCTCTGGTGTTCATATCGATGGCCAAGGCGCTCGCCAACCAGGAGAGGGTTGGGGACACCAAGAGGTGCTTGGAGATCGCTTGTGGCATTCTAGAGAAGAAGGAAGTGTCTGAACCTGACAAGGTGGCTGAAGCTTATATCGAAGTATCCTCGCTGTATGAGATGGTGAATGAATTTGACAAGGCGATATCTTTGATGAAGAGGAGTTTGGGGATGCTCGAGAGGATCCCTCAATCACAACACTTGGAGGGGAATGTGGCAGCTAAGATTGGATGGCTATTGCTTCTGACAGGGAAGGTGACTGAGGCCGTTCCATATTTGGAGGATGCAGTAGAGAGGATGAAAGAAAGTTTTGGGCCGAAACATTATGGTGTAGGATATGTATATAACAACCTGGGGGCTGCGTACATGGAGATGGACCGGCCCCAGTCTGCTGCACAGATGTTTGCGCTCGCAAAGGAAGTCATGGATGTTTCCTTAGGGCCTCACCATTCTGATACAATTGAGACCTGCCAGAGCCTCGCCAATGCATACAACACGATGGGAAG CTATGCCCTGGCTATGGAGTTCCAAAAGCGAGTGATTGATTCATGGCGAAACCATGGTCCCAGCGCTGAGGACGAGCTCAGGGAAGCCATTCGTCTCTACGAGCAGATCAAGATAAAGGCCCTAGCATTCTTGTCACCCGGTGATCAAGCAATCGCGTTGCCTGAACCTCAGGAACAGGAAGTCGATTCGGATCCGGCCAAAGTCGCACAACAGTAA